AAGAAATCATTCAGGAAAATGAGAATATGACAGAAGAACCTTCAGAATTTCCCGAATCATCTTTTCCTAAAGGTCTTTCTTTGCTTTTCGCTAAAAGAGAGATAATAGACACGGAAACGATAAAGATACCTAGAGAGTTCCATCAAGAACTTAAAATACTATCTACAATGTCAAAAGTTCCAATGATGCAAATGCTAGGAAATCTGCTTGAAGCATTTTTGGAAGAAAATAAGAAAGAAATAGCAAGCTATAAACGCAAATTCATAAACGGTACTTTAGGAAAAAAATAGCCATAAATCATTGGCAATAGAAGACATGTAAATAATCAACTAAAAAATATATATGGGAATAATAAAAGTGCAATGCTCTTGCGGTATGCTATGGCTAAGTGAAACACTTGGCGGTTATGATACCATTTGCGACCATGACGGAAAGATTTGCGGTGCGGTCAACTACCAAGATGAACAGTTCCAAATCATTCAGCCGGAAGAATGCAAGAAGCACAAAAGGGACACAATGAAAGAACTCAAAGGGGCTTTGCAACAAGTTAAAATGGAAATAGGGTAGGGGATTTCCTACCTTACTTTCCATTAAGTGTAATAACCGGTTACTGGTTTTGTTTTGGTTCAACCCCAACAGAACGCAAATATTTATACAAAGTTCTCGTGGAGATATTGAGAATTGAAGCGATCTCTTTTGCTGAATAGAAGGGATCTTTTGACAGATACATTTTCTTTGCCTGCTCGGCTTTCTTTTTCGCTAAATCATTTAAGCCGGGCTTTCTTCCTCCTGTTCTTCCCTCACGTTTTGCGACTTCCCAACCTGCAACCGTTCTTTCTGTACGTAAAACCTGATCGATTTCTGCCAACATTGAAAATATCGGGATCAAAAGTTTCCCGGAAGGAGTGGACGTATCGATATTATGCGTTACATCGACAAGATGCGCTCCCTTATTCATTATTAGATCTACATTCGTCCGGATTTCCTTCATGGATCTGCCTAAACGATCCAACGACCAGACATATAAGATATCCCCAGTTCTAAGATCTTCTAATGCCCGGATTAATTCAGGACGTTCTTTAAACGCTGATTTTTTTTCTTGATAAATTTTCTCACAACCAGCCTTTTCTAATGCTTCCAATTG
This DNA window, taken from Parabacteroides timonensis, encodes the following:
- a CDS encoding recombinase family protein, whose amino-acid sequence is MKIGYARVSTPDQNPALQLEALEKAGCEKIYQEKKSAFKERPELIRALEDLRTGDILYVWSLDRLGRSMKEIRTNVDLIMNKGAHLVDVTHNIDTSTPSGKLLIPIFSMLAEIDQVLRTERTVAGWEVAKREGRTGGRKPGLNDLAKKKAEQAKKMYLSKDPFYSAKEIASILNISTRTLYKYLRSVGVEPKQNQ